In the Actinomycetes bacterium genome, CACGTCCTCGCCGCCTTCCACGAGCTGCATCCGGGGGTGAGCGTGTCGATCTCGGTGGGCAACCGCGACGAGGTGCTGCAGCGGCTCGAGAGCTTCGAGGTGGACCTCGCCATCATGGGCCGGCCCCCGCGCGGGCTGGAGGCGGAGCAAGAGGTCTTCGGCGAGCACCCGTACGTCGTCATCGCGCCGCCGGCGCATCCCATGGTGGGACGGCGGTTGACGTTGGCCGAGGTGGCCGAGGAGACCTTCCTCGTCCGGGAGCCGGGGTCAGGGACACGGCTGCACCTGGACTCGCTGTTCGCCGCCGGCGGGCTGCAACCCGTGGTCGGGATGGAGATCACGTCGAACGAGACCATCAAGCAGGCCGTCATCGCCGGTCTGGGCATCGCGCTGCTCTCCGAGCACACCGTCTGCGCCGAGGTGCAGGACGGCCGCCTGGCCGTCCTCGACGTGACGGGTCTGCCGATCGTCCGCAACTGGCTGGTGGTCCGCATGTCGAGGCGCGCGGTCTCCCCGGCGGCCAGGGCCCTGTGGGACTTCGTCGTCCAGGAGGGGGCGAGCCGGCTGCCGAGCCTGCGAGACCCGGGCGGGAGAATGGGCTGACCACCCCGCGAGGTGAGGAGGAGCGATGTGCCGCCTGTTCGGCCTGGCCGCCGGAGAGCGACCCGTCAGTGCCACGTTCTGGTTGTTGGACGCTCCGGACTCCCTCGAGCTCGAGAGTCGT is a window encoding:
- a CDS encoding LysR family transcriptional regulator, with the protein product MRDVTLRQLHFLAETVHSGSLAGAAERLHLTGPAIAQQLRLLERRVGLPLLERGPGGQRPTEAGRLLVEAAARIDAELEACEEALAGLRDADTGQVRVGAVSTAKYFAPHVLAAFHELHPGVSVSISVGNRDEVLQRLESFEVDLAIMGRPPRGLEAEQEVFGEHPYVVIAPPAHPMVGRRLTLAEVAEETFLVREPGSGTRLHLDSLFAAGGLQPVVGMEITSNETIKQAVIAGLGIALLSEHTVCAEVQDGRLAVLDVTGLPIVRNWLVVRMSRRAVSPAARALWDFVVQEGASRLPSLRDPGGRMG